One window of Camelina sativa cultivar DH55 chromosome 4, Cs, whole genome shotgun sequence genomic DNA carries:
- the LOC104781302 gene encoding SAC3 family protein C produces the protein MNRRNRGSSSSSSSSRVSSYGNRQFSDNRRTQSGGGATDYFRRRSDVPVKRNNDKDESDNKGEDHTDVSFIVGTCSSMCPERERVTRERLRDLAVFERLYGNPSKSSTDLAVKKFCRTLSAADVQASDVRPLPVLEETLKYLLSLLDSREHPFEVVHDFIFDRTRSIRQDLSIQNLANERVIYLYEEMVKFHVISHKRLQSCSGTSISPMHHLNMEQLAKTLTSLYNIYDANRKSDSTHENEAEFRSLYVLLHLNPSSGVMGEPLSLWFRKLTFALVKSKEICFVRNLLRLYRMGNYKNFLSRIASEATYLQYCISEPHIREMRSVAVQYINSVCYKLQPYSLLRLSQNLMMKELDVESLCHGCGLQTCTDSDGFTVLTTKQSTFRSPEDKFKVYDLIGIERMKR, from the exons ATGAATCGTCGTAATcgtggctcttcttcttcttcctcttcgtctaGGGTTTCTAGTTATGGGAATCGTCAGTTCTCTGATAACCGGAGGACTCAATCCGGCGGCGGAGCTACTGATTATTTTCGGAGAAGATCCGATGTACCAGTCAAACGAAACAATGACAAAGACGAATCAGACAATAAGGGCGAAGATCATACTGACGTCTCCTTCATCGTCGGAACTTGCTCTTCCATGTGTCCAG AGAGGGAAAGAGTCACAAGAGAACGCTTGCGTGATCTTGCAGTGTTTGAGAGGCTTTATGGAAACCCCTCAAAATCATCTACAGACCTAGCTGTTAAAAAG TTTTGCAGAACCCTTTCAGCGGCGGATGTTCAGGCATCGGATGTTCGACCGCTCCCAGTGTTAGAAGAAACCCTGAAATACCTTCTAAGTTTGCTTGACTCGAGGGAGCACCCGTTTGAagtggttcatgattttattttcgaTAGGACAAGGTCTATTAGACAAGATCTTAGCATCCAGAATTTAGCCAATGAGAGAGTGATCTACCTTTACGAGGAAATG GTTAAATTTCATGTCATATCTCACAAGAGGCTTCAGAGTTGTAGTGGTACAAGTATTAGCCCAATGCATCACTTAAACATGGAGCAGCTAGCAAAAACTCTTACCtctttgtataatatatatgatgcaAATAGGAAATCAGATTCCACTCACGAAAATGAAGCCGAGTTCCGTTCACTGTATGTGCTGCTTCATCTCAATCCCAGTAGCGGAGTGATG GGGGAACCACTGTCTTTATGGTTTCGCAAGTTGACTTTTGCTTTAGTAAAATCCAAGGAAATATGTTTTGTACGAAACCTTTTAAG aTTATATCGGATGGGCAATTACAAGAACTTCTTAAGTAGAATAGCTTCCGAGGCGACATACTTACAGTATTGCATAAGTGAACCTCATATTAGAGAG ATGCGATCAGTCGCTGTCCAATACATAAACAGTGTTTGCTACAAGCTGCAACCGTATTCTCTCTTGCGGTTATCTCAGAACCTGATGATGAAG GAGCTGGATGTTGAATCTTTATGTCATGGTTGTGGTCTTCAGACATGTACTGATTCTGATGGGTTCACTGTGTTAACCACGAAGCAGTCAACCTTTCGTAGTCCAGAGGACAAGTTCAAAGTTTATGATTTGATTGGAATTGAACGGATGAAGAGGTAG